One part of the Lepeophtheirus salmonis chromosome 14, UVic_Lsal_1.4, whole genome shotgun sequence genome encodes these proteins:
- the LOC121129410 gene encoding uncharacterized protein — protein MVGKFLIVCLAMTCALAEKPGPPPAAPVYYRPYPPPPPPPTTTPPPPPPPPPPAYKPYGPYPPPPPPPPPPANYAYSYAVLDDESGVDIAADELAENGAIAGSYKVVLPDGRIKTVTYTVEGDSGFIADVQFETTPAPVGDGAAAPAPYPKYYPYPA, from the coding sequence atggTTGGAAAATTCCTCATTGTATGCCTTGCCATGACTTGTGCCTTGGCTGAAAAGCCTGGACCTCCTCCAGCTGCACCAGTGTACTACAGACCCTATCCTcccccaccaccaccaccaacCACTACTCCACCACCACCTCCTCCTCCACCACCACCAGCATACAAGCCATACGGGCCTTACCCTCCTCCCCCACCTCCTCCTCCACCACCAGCAAACTATGCCTACAGCTACGCTGTCCTTGATGATGAATCTGGTGTTGATATCGCTGCTGATGAACTTGCTGAGAATGGTGCCATTGCTGGATCTTACAAGGTTGTTCTTCCCGATGGTCGCATCAAGACTGTCACTTACACCGTTGAAGGAGACAGTGGATTCATAGCTGATGTTCAGTTTGAGACAACTCCTGCCCCTGTTGGAGATGGTGCTGCTGCTCCCGCTCCATACCCCAAATATTATCCTTATCCCGCTTAA